A genome region from Macaca nemestrina isolate mMacNem1 chromosome 20, mMacNem.hap1, whole genome shotgun sequence includes the following:
- the LOC105485510 gene encoding SWI/SNF-related matrix-associated actin-dependent regulator of chromatin subfamily E member 1-related: MSHGPKQPGAAAAPAGGKAPGQHGGFVVAVKQERGEGPRAGEKGSHEEEPVKKRGWPKGKKRKKILPNGPKAPVTGYVRFLNERREQIRTRHPDLPFPEITKMLGAEWSKLQPTEKQRYLDEAEREKQQYMKELRAYQQSEAYKMCTEKIQEKKIKKEDSGSGLMNTLLNGHKGGDCDGFSTFDVPIFTEEFLDQNKAREAELRRLRKMNVAFEEQNAVLQRHTQSMSSARERLEQELALEERRTLALQQQLQAVRQALTASFASLPVPGTGETPTLGTLDFYMARLHGAIERDPAQHEKLIVRIKEILAQVASEHL; this comes from the exons ATGTCCCACGGCCCCAAGCAGCCCGGCGCGGCCGCCGC GCCGGCGGGCGGCAAGGCTCCGGGCCAGCATGGGGGCTTCGTGGTGGCTGTCAAGCAAGAGCGCGGCGAGGGTCCACGCGCCGGCGAGAAGGGGTCCCACGAGGAGGAG CCGGTGAAGAAACGCGGCTGGCCCAAGGGCAAGAAGCGGAAGAAGATTCTGCCGAATGGGCCCAAGGCACCGGTCACAGGCTACGTGCGCTTCCTGAACGAGCGGCGCGAGCAGATCCGCACGCGCCACCCGGATCTGCCCTTTCCCGAGATCACCAAGATGTTGGGCGCCGAGTGGAGCAAGCTGCAGCCAACGGAGAAGCAG CGGTACCTGGATGAGGCcgagagagagaagcagcagtACATGAAGGAGCTGCGGGCCTACCAGCAGTCGGAAGCCTATAAGATGTGCACGGAGAAGATCCAGGAGAAGAAGATCAAGAAAG AAGACTCAGGCTCTGGGCTCATGAACACCCTCCTGAATGGACACAAG GGTGGGGACTGCGATGGCTTCTCCACCTTCGATGTTCCCATCTTCACTGAAGAGTTCTTGGACCAAAACAAAG CGCGCGAGGCGGAGCTTCGGCGTTTGCGGAAGATGAACGTGGCCTTCGAGGAGCAGAACGCGGTGCTGCAGAGGCACACGCAGAGCATGAGCAGCGCGCGCGAGCGTCTGGAGCAGGAGCTGGCGCTGGAGGAGCGGAGGACGCTGGCGCTGCAGCAGCAGCTCCAGGCCGTGCGCCAGGCGCTCACCGCCAGCTTCGCCTCACTGCCGGTGCCGG GCACGGGCGAAACGCCCACGCTGGGAACTCTGGACTTCTACATGGCCCGGCTGCACGGAGCTATCGAGCGCGACCCTGCGCAGCACGAGAAGCTCATCGTCCGCATCAAGGAAATCCTGGCCCAGGTCGCCAG CGAGCACCTGTGA
- the LOC105485486 gene encoding PDZ domain-containing protein GIPC3 isoform X2, with amino-acid sequence MEGAVAREAREAEAPRASAPPPAPSEPPAAPRARPRLVFRTQLAHGSPTGKIEGFTNVRELYAKIAEAFGIAPTEILFCTLNSHKVDMQKLLGGQIGLEDFIFAHVRGETKEVEVTKTEDALGLTITDNGAGYAFIKRIKEGSIINRIEAVCVGDSIEAINDHSIVGCRHYEVAKMLRELPKSQPFTLRLVQPKRAFDMIGQRSRSSKCPVEAKVTSGRETLRLRSGGAATVEEAPSEFEEEASQKVDDLLESYMGIRDPELASTMVETSKKTVSAQEFARCLDSVLGEFAFPDEFVVEVWAAISEAREACG; translated from the exons ATGGAGGGCGCAGTGGCCCGGGAGGCCCGGGAGGCCGAGGCCCCGCGCGCGTCTGCGCCCCCGCCCGCGCCCTCGGAGCCCCCGGCTGCGCCCCGCGCCCGCCCGCGCCTGGTCTTCCGCACGCAGCTGGCGCACGGGAGCCCCACGGGCAAGATCGAGGGCTTCACCAACGTCCGCGAGCTGTACGCCAAGATCGCCGAGGCCTTCGGGATCGCGCCCACCGAG ATTTTATTCTGCACCCTCAACAGCCACAAAGTGGACATGCAGAAGCTCCTAGGGGGCCAGATAGGCCTGGAGGATTTCATCTTTGCCCACGTGCGAGGCGagaccaaggaggtggaggtcactAAGACAGAGGACGCTCTGGGGTTGACCATCACGGACAACGGGGCCGGCTACGCCTTCATCAAG AGAATCAAGGAAGGCAGTATCATCAACCGGATCGAGGCAGTGTGCGTGGGTGACAGCATCGAAGCCATCAACGACCACTCCATTGTGGGCTGCCGCCACTACGAGGTGGCCAAGATGCTCCGGGAGCTGCCCAAGTCCCAGCCCTTCACCCTGCGCCTGGTGCAACCCAAGAGGGCCTTCG ATATGATTGGCCAGAGAAGTCGGTCCAGCAAATGTCCCGTAGAGGCGAAAGTGACCAGTGGGAGGGAGACCCTGCGGCTTCGTTCTGGGGGGGCTGCCACAGTGGAGGAGGCG CCCAGTGAGTTTGAGGAAGAAGCATCCCAGAAGGTTGATGACCTGCTGGAAAGCTACATGGGCATTCGGGACCCCGAGCTGG CGTCCACCATGGTGGAGACGTCCAAGAAGACAGTGAGCGCCCAGGAGTTTGCACGCTGTTTAGACTCCGTCTTGGGCGAGTTCGCCTTCCCCGACGAATTTGTGGTGGAGGTGTGGGCCGCCATCAGCGAGGCCAGGGAGGCCTGTGGCTAG